The stretch of DNA CAGGACCTCCGGCGGAATAGCCGACAACATTAGCCCGATTTTGGCTCACCTGCAAGTCGCAGGCTGCCTTTTATCGGCGGGGGCATTCAGCGTGGCGTGAGCGTCTGGCGCGATCTCACCGCGCCGGCCAGGGCATCCGCCGCCGTCGCCGGTTTTGCCAGCGGGTACCGCTCGAACCGAAGGTAGGTCTCGATCTGGGCGTCGTACAGCGAACTGAAGGGGTTGCCGCTCGGTCCGCCGGGATACACGCCATACCCCGTGGGCGGCTGGGTGGAGAAATCGACGACGACGCGCCAGCTGGCGCTGTGGGTGGTGAGACGGCTGCCTGCCGGCGAAAGCGTGGAGGCAAAACCGGGGTATTCATACGGCCCGCGCCAGAGCGGCCGGAGCGCTTCGCTGCGCGTGAAATGCCTGAACAGCACGTGGTGATGCTGCCCCCAGCGCCAGCGCGCGCGGTCCCAGCCGTACCGGGATTGCAGGCTGTCGACGGTCGTTTCGAGCGCCTGACGCAGGATGTCGGCGGCCTGCTCGCGTTCCGGGGACGCCTGCCGGTCGAACCAGACCGACGCGGGGTCGCGCACGATCAGGGTGTAGAGCTGGCTCTCTTCCGGACGCCCCGTCGTCTGGAATACGGGTTCGTCCCACGTCAGGTCCGCCAGCCTGCTCAGCAGCACGTCGAGCACGAGCGGTTCCGGACGATCGGTCAGCGCGTCGCCGTCCCACCGCTGCAGCATGGCGCGAAGTTCCTGCGCCCGCGGCGAGAGCCCGGCGAGGGTGTCGAACAGCGGCGCGAAGAGGTCGCGCTGGACGACATAGACATCGGACTGGTACGAGGCGATCTGCTCGACGCTATGGCGTTCCTCGCCGCCAAGCAGGGCGTCGATCCGCAGGGACCGGTACCCCGGGGCCCACTTTCGGCCGAGATAATACGGGTACGTCGAGTCTGCCGGCTGCTGGTTGGTCGACGTGAGGTATCCCTGCTCCGGGTTGTAGGAGTACGGGAGCTCCTCGAACGGAATCCGCCCGACCCACGACGACGCGTCGCTGGTGCCGTCCCGCATCCCGGTGCCGTCGCCGTCCCTGCGCAAGGGGAAATAGCCGGTCGAGCGGATGGCGATGTTGCCGTCGACATCCGCGTAGAGGATGTTCTGCATCGGCGAGTCCCAGTAGCGCAACGCGTCCTGGAACGTGACGAAGTTCGAGGCCCGGTTCATCTGCCACAGCGCGCGGACGGTCCGGCTCGAATCGTGCGCCACCCATCGGATCGCCTGAGGCGTGTCGCCGTCGAGATCCGCCGGCCCCCAGTGCGTGTAATACAGGCTGTCGATCACGGGCTCGCCATCCTTCACGAAGATGGTGTCCGCCGCCGTCTCGAAGGGACGGTACGCGCCTTCGTACAGATAATTGCGGCGCGCCGCATCGACCTGGAGCGCGAGATGATCAATCTGATCGGCGCCCGTATTGGTGAACGCCCATCCCAGTCGTTCCGTGAACGCCTCGACGGGCAGCGGCGCGCCGGGGATGAGCACGCCATAGCTGTTCATGGATGGCGTCACGAGATGGACCTCATACCAGATCGCCGGCAGCGACAGGCTCAGGTGCATGTCCCCTGCGAGGATAGGCGCGCCGGTCGTCGAACGCGCGCCGGCGACGGCCCAGTTGTTGGACCCCTTTCCCGGCAACCACCCTTCCGCCAGCGTATTCGGCGCATCGGCCGGCGGCGCCGCCGCCATCGGATACCCGGCCGTATCGTAGATCGGGCGCCGGCTCGCGTCGGGCACCTGACCGCCGCGCTCCGGAATGATCGGCACGCTGAGCGCCGCATAGCGGGGATAGAGCCGGCTCAAGGCGGGGTCGTTTGCGCCGCCGGCCTCGCTCTGCGCCGAGCGGTACGTGAGGTCGTACACCATGTACTGGAGCACGCGCAGCGATTGCAGCGGCGAGTAGGCATCGGGCTTGAACCCGAGCAGCCTGAACTCGAAGGGAAGGTCCGCCTCGTCGAGGCCGTCGAGGTACGCATTGAAGCCCCGCGCGTAGGCTTCGAGGATGTTGAGCTCTATGCCGCCGGCCCGCTCGATGCGCTCCAGGTTGCGGCGGGCGCCCCAGTCCATGCCCGTCTTCCGGAACATGCGATCGGTATCGACCAGAGCCGGCCCCATCGCCGACGCGAGCCGGCCGGAGGCCACCCGGGGAAGGAAATCCATCTGGAAGAGGCGATCCTGGGCGGTCACATAGCCCAGCGCCGCGATGGCGTCCAGGTCGTTTTCCGCGTAGATGTGGGGCACGCCGCGTCCGTCACGCACGACTTCGACGCGCCCTTTGAGACCCGAAATGGCCACGTCGGCGCGGTCGCCTTGCGGCTCGGCGTCGCGCGCGGTCCGGTAGAGCCCATCCCAGGGATCGAGGAGCCGGCCGAGGGGCGGCGCGCCGGCTTGCGAAACAAGCAACAGGAAGAGGATGGCCCCGGTCAACGCCAGATAGACCAGGAGCAGCAGGATGGACTTCATGACACGCGGCTGGAAGCGGGAAAAACGCCTGCGTGTAGATACGATCAGGACCGATCGTATTCAACTCGTTTCGTGTAGCGATTCGGCGAGGGCTTGCGCGGGGCGTCGTCGGCCTGCGGCTCCAGGATATCGGGCGCGCGAATGGTGAACGCCGGATGGGAAGGCGCCTCCGTGAAGGGCGAGCCGTCGGAAAAGGGCGACCCGTCCGAGGAGGGCGCCAGCGAGGGATCGGCCTCGGTTGCCTGTTCTTCCTCGGCAATGAGGAAGTCGACGATGCGGGCCACCTCGTCCGTCACGTCGTCCGACAGGGACGCGACATAATCGGCCACCCAGTCGCCGCCGAGTTTGGTTTCGGGCGAATCCGGCAGGACGGTCTTTTTTGCCGCCGGCCTGGCGCTTATTTCTCGTACGATGACGGTGATATCTTCCTTGGCCTGCTGGGTAGGCTTCTCCAGCGGGTTGCGCCGCAGCACGATGTCGGGCGCGTCCGCGTCTTCACCACCCCGCTTATCCACGTTATGGATGATAAACTCATAAGAAGGACGAGAATCCGCGATTTCCCCGGCAGGATTTCGAGGATCCGTTGCATCGACGTTATCAAGCATACAACTGGGGGTAATAGAAGCCGGCCCCTGTGAACACGCCGGCGCTGGTGTAACGACCCTGCTCTCGGGCAGGAAACGGCCCTTCCAGCTATGGGAGAAGGAAGGGTGCCTGTTCTTCATGCCGGAAGAACAAATACTGTACCGCGTGCCGGGGAACGAACGGTACTGGAATATCCGACACGAGATGCAAAAAAGCATCAGATTCGCTATCGTCAGTAGTCTCAATTTTCAAGCTCGTTACGTCCCCATGCGTTTACCGCCGGAAGCGGCCCGATACGTCCCATCGCGTCATGCGCCCGATGTCGCCGCCCGCCTCCGCGGGGCGTTGACGTGCGGCCTGTTGCTGGCACTCAGTTTCCCCCCGTTTCCCTTCCCCATCCTCGGGAGCTTCGCGCTGTTGCCGCTGCTGCGGCTCTGGTATTACCAGACAGATATGCGACTGATGTACCTCGACAGCTTCTTCGCGCTGCTCGTGACGTTCCTCATCGCGTTTTCGTGGCCGCTCCTGCATCGCCTCCCCGACGCCGCGTGGGCCTCGCTCAGCGGCTTCTTCCTGCTCCCGATGATGCTCGCGCTCCCCTTCGCCCTGGCCATCCCGCTGCGCCGGCAGTTCGGCATAGCGCTCGGCTGCACGGCCCTCGTTGCGTTCTCCGTCGCCATCGAATGGGTCATCAGCCACGGTCCGTTCGCCATGCCGGGCCCGCTGCTCGGCAACACGCTGGCCGCCGCGCCGTCATTGAACCAGATCGCCGACCTCGCCGGCGTCCCCGGCCTCACGGTCTGGCTCTGGCTCTGCAACCTGTGTTTCTTTTTTGCGATCACCGGGGTGTACCAGCGCCGCA from Rhodothermales bacterium encodes:
- a CDS encoding penicillin acylase family protein — protein: MKSILLLLVYLALTGAILFLLLVSQAGAPPLGRLLDPWDGLYRTARDAEPQGDRADVAISGLKGRVEVVRDGRGVPHIYAENDLDAIAALGYVTAQDRLFQMDFLPRVASGRLASAMGPALVDTDRMFRKTGMDWGARRNLERIERAGGIELNILEAYARGFNAYLDGLDEADLPFEFRLLGFKPDAYSPLQSLRVLQYMVYDLTYRSAQSEAGGANDPALSRLYPRYAALSVPIIPERGGQVPDASRRPIYDTAGYPMAAAPPADAPNTLAEGWLPGKGSNNWAVAGARSTTGAPILAGDMHLSLSLPAIWYEVHLVTPSMNSYGVLIPGAPLPVEAFTERLGWAFTNTGADQIDHLALQVDAARRNYLYEGAYRPFETAADTIFVKDGEPVIDSLYYTHWGPADLDGDTPQAIRWVAHDSSRTVRALWQMNRASNFVTFQDALRYWDSPMQNILYADVDGNIAIRSTGYFPLRRDGDGTGMRDGTSDASSWVGRIPFEELPYSYNPEQGYLTSTNQQPADSTYPYYLGRKWAPGYRSLRIDALLGGEERHSVEQIASYQSDVYVVQRDLFAPLFDTLAGLSPRAQELRAMLQRWDGDALTDRPEPLVLDVLLSRLADLTWDEPVFQTTGRPEESQLYTLIVRDPASVWFDRQASPEREQAADILRQALETTVDSLQSRYGWDRARWRWGQHHHVLFRHFTRSEALRPLWRGPYEYPGFASTLSPAGSRLTTHSASWRVVVDFSTQPPTGYGVYPGGPSGNPFSSLYDAQIETYLRFERYPLAKPATAADALAGAVRSRQTLTPR